One genomic window of Paenisporosarcina antarctica includes the following:
- a CDS encoding YigZ family protein, whose protein sequence is MRKDYFTVKGLGESELIIQKSRFLTYVNRAESEQQAQAFIQEIKSQHKSANHNCSAYLIGEHDSIQKANDDGEPSGTAGVPILEVLKKQGLKDTVVVVTRYFGGIKLGSGGLIRAYGKATTEGLQASSIVERRLHLLMKVSVDYSWLGKVENEIRNSTYPLNRIDYAESVELFLYVPVLMVKYFFDWITEMTNGQANIKQHSQDFLEFDI, encoded by the coding sequence TTGAGAAAAGATTATTTTACTGTAAAAGGGTTAGGCGAATCAGAATTGATTATTCAAAAATCCCGTTTCCTAACCTATGTGAACCGTGCTGAATCGGAACAACAAGCTCAAGCATTTATTCAAGAAATTAAATCACAACATAAATCTGCCAATCATAATTGCTCTGCTTATTTAATTGGAGAGCATGATTCTATTCAAAAAGCTAATGATGACGGGGAACCTAGTGGAACTGCTGGCGTTCCCATTCTTGAAGTATTAAAAAAACAAGGATTGAAAGATACAGTTGTCGTAGTAACAAGATATTTTGGTGGAATTAAATTAGGTAGTGGCGGCTTAATCCGTGCTTATGGCAAAGCAACTACTGAAGGTTTACAAGCATCCAGTATTGTGGAACGACGTCTTCACCTTTTAATGAAGGTATCTGTCGATTACTCGTGGCTTGGTAAAGTTGAGAATGAAATACGTAACTCCACGTATCCATTAAATCGAATAGATTATGCAGAATCTGTGGAACTATTTCTATATGTCCCCGTATTAATGGTAAAGTACTTTTTCGATTGGATAACAGAAATGACGAACGGACAAGCTAATATCAAACAGCACTCACAAGATTTTCTCGAATTCGACATATAA
- a CDS encoding LCP family protein — protein MNRQQYKSSKGSSSNKSLIIKISLLFITSLLICITAYGIFLVKKAESAADRSLESINRDKSSLRDEKVEPLEDNISILFIGVDDSSTRNQGSNTRSDALLVATLNNESKSIKLLSIPRDSYVYIPEVGYKDKITHAYAFGQTEATIDTVETMLDIPIDYYVRLNFDAFIDIVDSLGGIEADVPYTLVEQDAQDKKSINLEKGYQELNGAEALALVRTRKKDNDIERGKRQQMVLEAIMKKSVSASSFTKYGDLIDAVGDNMKTNMTFNEMKSMFEYGKNGMPSIEQLSLLGADDTSTGIYYYQLNEESLAEIKDTMQNHLEYEYNPTELTSEDETSEYSIETDERTHSHSQSESTDQP, from the coding sequence TTGAATCGACAACAATATAAATCGTCTAAAGGATCTTCATCAAATAAATCACTAATCATTAAAATCTCACTCTTGTTCATTACATCGTTACTTATTTGTATTACGGCTTACGGCATATTCTTAGTTAAAAAAGCGGAAAGTGCAGCCGATAGATCTTTAGAAAGCATTAATCGAGACAAATCTAGTTTGCGAGATGAAAAGGTAGAGCCTCTGGAAGATAATATATCTATCTTATTTATTGGTGTTGATGATAGTTCAACACGTAATCAAGGTTCAAATACGCGCTCAGATGCGTTGCTTGTTGCCACTTTAAACAATGAGAGTAAATCAATTAAACTTTTAAGTATTCCTAGAGATTCTTACGTTTATATACCAGAAGTCGGCTATAAAGATAAGATTACACATGCCTATGCATTTGGACAAACAGAGGCCACAATAGATACAGTAGAAACCATGCTTGATATTCCTATCGATTATTATGTACGATTGAACTTCGATGCTTTTATAGATATTGTTGATTCTCTTGGAGGTATCGAAGCCGATGTTCCTTATACATTAGTAGAACAAGATGCTCAAGATAAGAAATCAATTAACCTTGAAAAAGGATATCAAGAATTAAATGGAGCGGAAGCTTTAGCCCTCGTGCGTACTAGAAAAAAGGATAATGATATCGAACGCGGAAAACGACAACAAATGGTTTTGGAAGCAATAATGAAAAAATCAGTTTCTGCTTCTTCATTTACAAAGTATGGAGATTTAATTGATGCCGTTGGTGATAATATGAAAACAAACATGACTTTTAATGAAATGAAATCAATGTTTGAATATGGTAAAAACGGTATGCCTTCTATCGAACAGTTAAGTTTATTAGGGGCTGACGATACGAGCACTGGTATTTATTATTATCAGTTAAATGAAGAAAGTCTTGCGGAAATTAAAGACACCATGCAAAATCACTTAGAATACGAGTACAATCCAACAGAGTTAACTTCTGAAGATGAGACTTCGGAGTATTCAATTGAAACAGATGAACGCACCCACTCACATTCACAATCTGAAAGTACCGACCAGCCTTAA
- a CDS encoding cell wall-binding repeat-containing protein, which produces MVNGSKVWKKYLSTFLATGLVLSNVSFVSAQTTTKAPSTNLEKDSKVLNVLSNEKAKLVKQLSEKKFENKKDLKANLKENDQVRVIVEVEGSSAVEVATEKGLLYKELSSTEKAKIDSSLKKAHKSLKDTISSRGIGFDAQFDYTTTFNGFSGQVRFADVKKIESLPNVKKVYLANEYEKPQVTPDMTKSHDFIQSYQTWADAKYKGEGMIVAVIDSGIDPDHKDFVLTNTTSGELTSAEVTASGLTGKFYTPKVPFAYNYYDQNDTIKDLGPDASMHGMHVAGTVGANGDTTNGGIKGVAPESQLLGMKVFSNDPNFPSTFSDIYLAAIDDAVKLGADVLNMSLGSTSSFYEENSAEDLAISKAVANGIVASVSAGNSGTIGYGYDNPYYQNPDYGLVGSPGLNKDTVQVAATGNLVYEFTHTLSGDGQSITGFGVDDWTTLGEVEVVSLKAFSGNQSALGAKSDYDGIDVKGKVVLVERGALTFVDKTINAAAAGAAGIVVYNSTSTVFYKDQGGWDIPFMKSTRAEGLALEEVLKDGGSVTLGVNQTDKKENPEVGRSTDFTSWGVTPDLEFKPELSAPGGNIYSTVNDDKYTVMSGTSMAAPHVAGGAALIQQYLKGDARFDSYTADQRTRLAKKLLMNTADITTGLDGSEVSPRRQGAGMMQLFAAVNTPVVVTDKTTGEAKVNVKDFQSKTFTMTVTAENLTDKAVEYDVDTSVLADRFEEYGEIVYNQLQSGDLKDVKVSAPETVTVPANGKVDVTVSIDLTDAKVPGLNNDGKDIFKAIEQDVFVEGFLKFNSKDVTNPDLVVPYIGFYGEWDRPEIVDDFEGDDKFYQDLFEFNNFSNMLNDKGNYFQDTIEVDGKEVYVMSPNNDGLMEDVLALPSLLRNAKEFETNVLDSTGANQLRSVNKEQDVRKNYYNGGTGSWYSYNESRIWDGKVKNETVVDGLYHYELKAKVDYENAEWQSTKLPVYVDTVAPTAEISYNAETNVANFKFTDEGVGTAFYALYINGVDVTGKTYLDASKTEVNLGDYGYEAKDVKSIDVVPVDHAYNLGYEGNVIGDDNLPIIFLGDATPSALGLYNTKNVLVKGTVEDEALATLTVEGKDVAFTYDAEKKVYNFETTVAFTTDGYKNIKIKAVDVNGNAFEIARPIYVDTTAPTVGHDAPSVVNNDVAKLDFNIFVKDNFNAAKVTVDGDVVFNREFIDETKFLTPTDEKVAVTVDLAKGVNSFNVVVEDAAGNKVTKEVKVDRSASELRAERISGSDRYETAVKVSQKGWESAETVVLARGDQYADALAGVPLAHLNGGPLLLSKTSSLPASTYDEIKRLGASKVVVLGGETAISKNVLEKLTQSGIVVERISGKDRYETAAKIASKFGKYDTAVIASGLNFPDALSVSSYAAEQGMPILLTRDKSLPAVTKDALVKAGVEKSYVIGGKLAVNDSVLNSVPNGHRISGSSRYATSVAISKFFADETKRVYVSTGVNFADALAGGVLAAKEGSGVYIVGKNVTPELGEHLQKLGVEYVDVLGGKLAVPDSVLAELDKYLGN; this is translated from the coding sequence TTGGTAAATGGTTCAAAAGTATGGAAAAAGTATCTATCTACATTTTTAGCAACAGGTCTTGTACTTAGCAACGTTTCTTTTGTCTCGGCACAAACTACCACAAAAGCTCCAAGTACGAATCTTGAAAAAGATTCAAAAGTGCTAAATGTGTTATCGAATGAAAAAGCAAAGCTTGTGAAACAACTTTCGGAGAAAAAGTTCGAAAACAAAAAAGATTTAAAAGCTAATTTGAAAGAAAACGATCAAGTTCGCGTTATTGTCGAAGTAGAGGGATCTTCTGCTGTTGAAGTTGCAACTGAAAAAGGTTTACTCTACAAAGAATTATCTTCTACAGAAAAAGCAAAAATTGATTCAAGTCTTAAAAAGGCTCATAAGTCATTGAAAGACACAATTTCTTCTCGAGGTATCGGTTTCGATGCACAGTTTGACTATACAACTACTTTCAACGGATTCAGTGGACAAGTTCGCTTTGCTGATGTCAAGAAAATTGAAAGTTTACCGAATGTAAAAAAAGTTTATTTAGCGAATGAATACGAAAAACCACAAGTTACGCCAGATATGACGAAAAGTCATGACTTTATTCAGTCTTATCAAACTTGGGCTGACGCTAAGTATAAAGGTGAAGGAATGATTGTGGCCGTTATAGACTCTGGTATCGACCCAGATCATAAGGATTTTGTGTTAACCAATACAACATCAGGTGAACTTACTTCTGCTGAAGTTACGGCTTCAGGTTTGACTGGTAAATTCTATACGCCTAAAGTTCCTTTTGCATATAACTACTATGACCAAAACGATACGATTAAGGATCTCGGTCCTGATGCATCAATGCATGGTATGCATGTTGCTGGTACTGTTGGAGCAAACGGAGATACGACTAACGGTGGTATCAAAGGGGTTGCACCAGAATCTCAACTACTTGGTATGAAAGTTTTCAGTAATGACCCGAACTTCCCATCAACATTCTCTGATATTTATTTAGCGGCTATTGATGATGCAGTTAAATTAGGTGCAGATGTATTGAACATGAGTTTAGGTTCAACTTCTTCTTTCTATGAAGAAAACAGTGCAGAAGATTTAGCGATATCTAAAGCAGTTGCAAATGGAATTGTGGCATCTGTTTCAGCGGGTAACTCAGGTACAATCGGCTACGGATATGATAATCCATATTATCAAAATCCGGATTATGGTTTAGTTGGTTCACCTGGATTAAACAAAGACACAGTGCAAGTTGCAGCAACAGGAAACTTAGTTTATGAGTTTACTCATACATTATCAGGTGATGGCCAATCAATCACTGGTTTCGGTGTAGATGATTGGACAACACTTGGAGAAGTAGAAGTAGTAAGTTTGAAAGCGTTTTCAGGAAATCAATCTGCATTAGGAGCTAAATCAGACTACGATGGAATCGATGTTAAAGGCAAAGTCGTACTTGTTGAACGTGGTGCACTCACATTTGTCGATAAAACGATTAATGCAGCAGCAGCTGGTGCTGCAGGAATTGTCGTATATAACTCAACATCTACAGTGTTCTACAAAGACCAAGGTGGCTGGGATATTCCATTTATGAAATCAACACGTGCTGAAGGTTTAGCGCTTGAAGAAGTTCTTAAGGATGGTGGTTCTGTTACTTTAGGTGTAAACCAAACTGACAAAAAAGAAAATCCAGAAGTAGGCCGTTCAACTGACTTTACTTCATGGGGAGTAACACCAGACTTAGAGTTCAAACCAGAACTTTCAGCTCCAGGTGGAAATATTTACTCAACAGTAAATGACGATAAATATACGGTTATGAGCGGTACGTCAATGGCGGCACCACACGTGGCAGGTGGTGCAGCATTAATTCAACAATACCTTAAAGGTGATGCGCGCTTTGACAGTTACACAGCTGATCAACGTACACGTTTGGCTAAAAAATTATTAATGAACACTGCTGATATTACAACAGGTTTAGACGGTAGTGAAGTTTCTCCTCGACGTCAAGGTGCAGGTATGATGCAATTGTTTGCTGCAGTTAACACACCAGTTGTCGTAACGGATAAAACTACTGGAGAAGCAAAAGTAAACGTAAAAGATTTCCAAAGCAAAACATTCACCATGACTGTTACAGCTGAAAACTTAACAGATAAAGCTGTTGAGTATGATGTAGACACTTCAGTACTTGCTGATAGATTCGAAGAATATGGCGAAATTGTCTACAACCAATTACAGTCTGGTGACTTAAAAGACGTGAAAGTATCTGCACCAGAAACAGTTACAGTTCCTGCAAATGGTAAAGTGGATGTTACGGTTTCAATCGATTTAACAGACGCTAAAGTTCCAGGACTTAATAATGATGGAAAAGACATCTTCAAAGCAATTGAACAAGACGTATTCGTTGAAGGTTTCTTGAAATTCAATAGTAAAGATGTAACAAACCCTGATTTAGTCGTTCCATATATCGGCTTCTATGGTGAGTGGGACCGTCCAGAGATCGTTGACGATTTTGAAGGTGACGATAAATTCTATCAAGACCTATTCGAATTCAATAATTTCTCGAATATGTTAAATGACAAAGGTAACTATTTCCAAGACACGATTGAAGTAGATGGAAAAGAAGTATATGTAATGTCTCCAAATAACGATGGATTAATGGAAGATGTTCTTGCATTGCCATCTTTACTACGTAACGCAAAAGAATTTGAAACAAATGTATTAGATAGCACTGGTGCGAATCAATTACGTTCAGTTAATAAAGAACAAGATGTTCGCAAAAACTACTACAATGGTGGAACTGGTAGCTGGTACTCTTACAATGAATCTCGTATTTGGGACGGTAAAGTTAAAAATGAAACAGTTGTAGATGGTTTATACCACTACGAGCTTAAAGCTAAAGTGGACTATGAAAATGCTGAATGGCAGTCAACTAAACTACCGGTTTATGTAGATACAGTTGCTCCAACAGCTGAAATCTCATATAACGCTGAAACTAACGTAGCTAATTTTAAATTTACAGATGAAGGTGTCGGTACTGCATTCTATGCACTTTACATTAATGGTGTAGATGTAACTGGCAAAACGTATCTAGATGCATCTAAAACGGAAGTTAACTTAGGTGATTATGGATATGAAGCAAAAGATGTAAAATCGATTGATGTAGTACCTGTCGATCACGCATACAATTTAGGTTATGAAGGTAACGTAATTGGTGATGACAACTTACCTATTATTTTCTTAGGCGATGCGACACCTTCTGCATTAGGTCTTTACAATACGAAAAATGTATTAGTAAAAGGTACCGTGGAGGATGAAGCTCTTGCAACTCTAACTGTTGAAGGCAAAGATGTTGCGTTTACTTATGACGCAGAGAAAAAAGTTTACAATTTCGAAACAACAGTAGCCTTTACTACAGATGGGTACAAAAACATTAAGATCAAAGCAGTCGATGTAAATGGCAACGCGTTTGAAATTGCTCGTCCTATCTACGTTGACACTACAGCACCAACGGTTGGTCATGACGCTCCATCAGTAGTAAATAATGATGTTGCGAAATTAGATTTCAACATATTTGTTAAAGATAACTTTAACGCTGCTAAAGTAACTGTGGATGGAGATGTTGTCTTTAACCGTGAATTCATTGATGAGACGAAATTCCTTACACCTACGGATGAAAAAGTAGCAGTAACAGTTGATTTAGCTAAAGGTGTAAATTCATTCAATGTAGTTGTTGAAGATGCTGCTGGAAATAAAGTGACGAAAGAAGTTAAAGTTGATCGCTCTGCATCAGAATTACGTGCTGAACGTATTTCAGGATCAGATCGTTATGAAACTGCAGTAAAAGTAAGCCAAAAAGGTTGGGAATCAGCAGAAACAGTTGTTCTAGCTCGCGGAGATCAATATGCGGATGCATTAGCTGGTGTTCCATTAGCACATCTGAATGGTGGTCCATTGTTACTTTCTAAAACAAGTTCATTACCCGCTTCAACTTATGATGAAATCAAACGTTTAGGCGCTTCTAAAGTAGTTGTTCTTGGTGGCGAAACTGCGATTTCGAAAAACGTTTTAGAGAAATTAACTCAATCAGGAATTGTAGTTGAGCGTATTTCAGGTAAAGACCGTTATGAAACAGCTGCTAAAATTGCTAGCAAGTTCGGTAAATACGATACTGCTGTAATTGCGAGTGGCTTAAACTTCCCAGATGCATTGTCAGTTTCTAGCTATGCGGCTGAGCAAGGTATGCCAATCCTATTAACACGTGACAAATCGTTACCAGCAGTTACAAAAGATGCATTAGTAAAAGCTGGCGTAGAGAAGTCTTACGTGATCGGTGGTAAACTAGCAGTGAACGACAGTGTATTAAATTCTGTACCAAACGGTCACCGTATCTCTGGTTCTTCACGTTATGCTACTTCAGTTGCCATCTCAAAATTCTTTGCAGATGAAACTAAGAGAGTATATGTATCAACTGGTGTAAACTTTGCGGATGCTTTAGCTGGTGGAGTATTAGCGGCTAAAGAAGGTTCTGGCGTATATATCGTTGGTAAAAATGTTACTCCAGAACTTGGTGAACATTTACAAAAACTTGGAGTTGAGTACGTAGATGTATTAGGTGGTAAATTAGCAGTACCTGATAGCGTCTTGGCTGAACTTGATAAATATTTAGGTAACTAA
- a CDS encoding O-antigen ligase family protein yields the protein MRQNYTKYLPYTWPIIMVILILTAYSMNSVLGYFVSIVLFIIALASPKKAILLLFLYVPLRPFLIELNPALRLAGDLMIVGAFLHVVWQSRYNLRSLFSFQLFEYGYFAFLAIGSISALLNNIGFIPVILQLRAFIMFYLIYYIVKRLDIRKEDILQVLHVFIWTTLLILVQALTEKLSIRGLFMPEAWKELPLSSKNRVRVYGMLGNPNVLGIYLGFAYFIFYYAKKYILHYNKIWMQILQYFTIGIFVLTYSRGTWIGFLIIAVVYVLASHNLALIKTIVIQVAISLVVIVLPINFVTNLIENTSIGQEKVQNIQQFDVGGSSGFVDRLGSTFNDDTITGSQSSGRLFIVKKGFEIFKDYPIIGTGFSTFGDSSSLSRISPILVKYEIDRKFYSDNQYIQIIVQTGVLGVISFTVFLLGMLYALLKTKRSKLAKLMIGVVFGAFFMGLVYNLWEADVFTLVFFTLLAVSLNNQSRFQSIHEDLTRG from the coding sequence ATGCGACAGAACTACACCAAATATTTACCTTATACATGGCCAATTATTATGGTCATTTTAATATTAACCGCTTATAGTATGAACTCAGTACTTGGTTATTTTGTTTCTATAGTACTTTTTATTATAGCTTTGGCTAGCCCTAAGAAAGCCATATTATTACTATTTTTGTATGTACCACTTCGACCGTTTCTAATTGAATTAAATCCGGCCTTACGTTTAGCAGGAGATTTGATGATTGTAGGAGCTTTTCTACATGTAGTCTGGCAATCTCGCTATAACTTACGCTCTCTATTTTCATTTCAGCTCTTTGAATACGGATACTTTGCATTCTTAGCGATTGGTTCAATTTCAGCACTTTTAAATAATATTGGATTTATACCAGTCATTCTCCAGCTTCGAGCATTTATCATGTTTTACTTAATTTATTACATCGTAAAACGACTTGATATTAGAAAAGAAGATATTTTACAAGTCTTGCATGTTTTTATATGGACAACTCTTTTGATTCTCGTACAAGCGTTGACAGAAAAACTATCCATAAGAGGGTTATTCATGCCAGAAGCATGGAAAGAACTTCCTCTTTCTTCTAAAAATAGGGTTCGAGTTTATGGAATGCTCGGCAATCCCAATGTTTTAGGTATTTACCTAGGTTTTGCTTACTTTATATTCTACTATGCAAAGAAATATATTTTACATTATAACAAAATATGGATGCAAATTTTGCAATACTTCACCATTGGCATTTTTGTCTTAACATATTCTAGAGGAACTTGGATTGGTTTTTTAATCATCGCTGTGGTGTATGTTCTTGCTTCACATAATTTGGCGTTAATTAAAACGATAGTCATTCAAGTGGCTATTTCTCTCGTTGTTATTGTCTTGCCAATTAACTTTGTTACTAACTTGATAGAGAATACTTCCATAGGTCAAGAAAAAGTACAAAACATACAACAATTTGATGTCGGTGGTAGCTCAGGCTTCGTTGATCGTTTGGGAAGTACATTTAATGATGATACAATTACAGGCAGTCAAAGTTCGGGACGTCTATTTATTGTAAAAAAAGGTTTTGAAATCTTTAAAGATTATCCAATTATTGGTACAGGATTCTCAACTTTCGGAGATTCTTCGTCATTGTCCCGAATTTCCCCTATTTTAGTTAAATACGAAATTGATAGAAAGTTCTATTCAGACAATCAGTACATTCAAATTATTGTTCAAACTGGTGTTCTTGGTGTGATAAGCTTTACAGTATTCTTGCTAGGTATGTTATACGCGCTATTAAAGACAAAACGCTCAAAATTAGCTAAATTAATGATTGGTGTTGTATTCGGCGCATTCTTTATGGGACTTGTTTATAACTTATGGGAAGCAGACGTGTTTACATTGGTATTCTTTACTTTACTAGCCGTCTCTTTAAATAACCAGTCTCGATTCCAGTCAATTCATGAAGATCTTACAAGGGGTTGA
- the murJ gene encoding murein biosynthesis integral membrane protein MurJ produces MNLLKRNLTISGLLLILATLILKFSGLLRDMVLAYYFGDSNEASAYLVAFILPNIFILFFATGMKNSFVPSYILATINNKSEHHFSQIMRVTTIFGLSVTAIGIVFSPIILPRMYPDFNAETIQLTITVATIFFVSITFSAMNSVYEAYLDAESRYSISVFSQTIVITSSILSAILFSQQIGIYAFAYGYLVGAVLSFLMKKFFFIPKNSHTIGGKLDKNEIKPFVMIFIPVGITVMVGQVNLIIDTIFAGQFAEQAVSYLNYAKNIVHFPQAIIGVTIGTIIFPVLSKAVANKDKQQFNRSVEKGLILTLFLILPAIAGMMLLMEELIEIIYQRGAFTAQASSATATVAYFYVGSVLFFSLQNTINKAFYAKQNGHIILRISIFSVFLNIALNFLFIYWLKSYIGIPLASSVMAAVYFGLNIIVYQKTEDRLNWTYLMKSIGKIVLSLALMVAILMLSSTLLKDMHPIVNILSTSIIGAIVYLSSSYILKIDVFSDVVKRFMKRRV; encoded by the coding sequence GTGAACTTATTGAAAAGAAATCTAACCATATCTGGTTTATTGCTCATATTAGCAACCCTCATATTAAAATTTTCAGGTCTTTTACGTGATATGGTTTTGGCCTATTATTTTGGAGATTCTAATGAAGCAAGTGCGTATTTAGTGGCATTTATATTGCCGAATATTTTCATTTTATTTTTTGCAACAGGAATGAAAAATAGTTTTGTACCGAGTTACATTTTAGCGACAATAAATAATAAATCTGAACATCACTTTTCACAAATAATGCGAGTTACTACCATATTTGGACTAAGTGTCACAGCTATTGGCATTGTATTCTCGCCAATTATTTTGCCCAGAATGTATCCTGACTTTAATGCTGAAACAATACAGTTAACCATTACCGTAGCGACTATCTTTTTTGTGTCAATAACCTTCTCTGCAATGAATTCTGTGTATGAGGCATATTTGGATGCAGAAAGTCGCTATTCAATTTCTGTTTTCTCACAAACCATTGTGATCACATCGTCCATATTATCAGCGATATTATTCTCACAACAAATAGGTATTTATGCTTTTGCATATGGTTATTTAGTTGGAGCAGTTCTCTCATTTTTAATGAAGAAGTTTTTCTTTATCCCAAAAAATTCTCATACAATTGGTGGCAAGCTCGATAAAAACGAGATCAAACCATTTGTTATGATTTTTATTCCAGTAGGTATTACAGTAATGGTTGGTCAAGTAAATCTCATTATTGATACCATTTTTGCTGGACAATTTGCAGAACAAGCTGTCTCTTATTTAAATTACGCCAAAAATATTGTACATTTTCCACAAGCCATAATTGGTGTTACGATAGGAACCATTATTTTCCCAGTCCTTTCGAAGGCAGTAGCGAATAAAGATAAGCAACAGTTTAACCGCAGTGTAGAAAAAGGATTAATACTTACACTCTTCTTAATACTTCCTGCAATTGCAGGAATGATGCTATTAATGGAAGAATTAATTGAGATTATATATCAACGAGGGGCCTTCACAGCTCAAGCATCGTCGGCAACCGCTACTGTCGCTTATTTTTATGTTGGTTCTGTGTTATTTTTTAGTTTACAAAATACAATTAATAAAGCTTTTTATGCAAAGCAAAATGGACATATTATTTTGCGAATTAGTATATTTTCAGTTTTCCTAAATATTGCACTTAACTTCCTATTTATATATTGGTTAAAATCGTATATTGGGATACCGCTAGCATCTTCAGTCATGGCCGCAGTTTATTTCGGTTTAAATATTATAGTCTATCAGAAAACAGAAGATCGCTTGAACTGGACGTATTTAATGAAAAGTATAGGAAAAATAGTACTCTCTTTAGCATTAATGGTTGCTATTTTAATGTTGTCGAGTACTTTGTTAAAAGATATGCATCCTATAGTAAATATCTTAAGCACGAGCATTATTGGAGCAATCGTTTACCTGAGTTCCAGCTACATTCTTAAAATTGACGTGTTTTCTGATGTAGTTAAACGATTTATGAAAAGGAGAGTGTAA
- a CDS encoding PIG-L deacetylase family protein, with protein MKKLLVKVLNPLAIPLTKNILKSFYKGNLKVTNLEQLKNVVVFSPHVDDETIGLGGTIKKYTDQQTKVHVITVTDGGKSNRHVNNLSAMRKQELKVIQPILGISSLTFLDYPDGHVNQVQSSEDFIKVIEEFKPEIIYTTSFVDAHTDHTATAHLLADALKTANHQPKMVRQYEINCPVPPEFINCVIDITNENNAKQQAITYFKSQVIAFDGFILLSKLKSSIISKGPSIVETFIESSVADFINQSDLLKSNNLLDFSHDFKQANRSSTLLLAVFKNLERKRKIYRQLQNLS; from the coding sequence TTGAAGAAACTACTCGTCAAAGTATTGAATCCTCTAGCAATTCCTTTAACAAAAAATATTTTAAAGAGCTTTTACAAAGGCAATCTTAAGGTTACTAATCTAGAACAATTAAAAAACGTTGTCGTATTTTCACCACATGTTGATGATGAAACAATTGGGCTAGGAGGCACTATTAAAAAGTACACGGATCAACAAACAAAGGTTCATGTTATTACAGTGACAGACGGTGGGAAAAGTAATCGACACGTCAATAACTTATCGGCCATGCGTAAACAAGAATTAAAAGTAATCCAACCTATTCTTGGTATTTCATCACTTACCTTTCTAGATTATCCAGATGGTCATGTCAATCAAGTCCAGTCATCGGAAGACTTCATAAAAGTAATAGAAGAGTTCAAGCCTGAAATTATTTATACAACTAGTTTTGTTGATGCACATACGGATCATACTGCAACAGCTCATTTACTTGCCGACGCATTAAAGACAGCTAACCATCAACCGAAGATGGTACGTCAATATGAAATTAATTGTCCAGTCCCTCCCGAATTTATTAACTGCGTGATTGATATTACAAATGAAAATAATGCGAAGCAGCAAGCGATAACATATTTCAAATCTCAAGTAATTGCATTTGATGGATTTATCTTATTATCAAAACTCAAATCATCAATTATTTCAAAAGGACCATCAATCGTTGAAACATTTATTGAATCTTCTGTTGCCGATTTCATTAATCAATCAGACTTACTGAAATCGAATAATTTATTAGATTTTTCACATGATTTTAAACAAGCGAATCGCAGTTCAACATTATTACTTGCAGTATTTAAAAATTTAGAAAGAAAACGAAAGATTTATCGACAACTTCAGAATCTTTCCTAA